From a single Terriglobales bacterium genomic region:
- a CDS encoding Glu/Leu/Phe/Val dehydrogenase dimerization domain-containing protein, producing MGLSAAVGLRESSSSSVRRYFEMAADRVAIHPEMRRLLSAPFRELTVEIPLRRDDQRLQLFRGYRVQHNGVRGPLLGPVRIQSGLDLEAVRSTAESMTWRCAAANVPFGGAAGAIVCDSTHLSRKEFESLVRKYTGRIHHQLGIYQDLCVPGPNADEEVMMWMRDEYSSFEKAAMTPVLGKPEHAGGVRDRDAIIGRTVSALALRCANEAELPSSGLRIAIRSLDQSALPTAQAMFDAGCIVVALSDIHGGLRCSTGIDVHELADHVRSAGTLVGYEGAAEAVEIHNLDCDLLIIAAPEGTLNPAAASQVRAKLVIESSELVITPVAERILANRGATVVPDLVSAAGPVIAAYAEWSNNVQHAACDPERVEHEMQTSMMRTYSQVLDRSRRENVSLRMAAYCSAIERVARCERLRVA from the coding sequence ATGGGGCTGAGTGCAGCGGTCGGGCTACGAGAGAGTTCGTCTTCTTCGGTTCGCCGGTACTTCGAGATGGCGGCCGATCGCGTGGCAATCCATCCGGAAATGCGCAGATTGCTGTCAGCTCCATTTCGGGAACTGACAGTAGAGATTCCGCTGCGCCGCGACGATCAACGCCTGCAGCTCTTCCGCGGATATCGAGTTCAGCATAACGGTGTCCGAGGGCCTTTGCTTGGGCCCGTTCGCATTCAATCGGGTCTTGATCTCGAGGCAGTGAGGAGCACCGCCGAATCGATGACTTGGCGATGCGCTGCGGCTAACGTTCCGTTTGGCGGAGCGGCAGGAGCGATCGTCTGCGATTCCACACACCTCAGCCGCAAAGAATTCGAGTCTCTGGTACGAAAGTACACCGGACGGATCCATCATCAGCTCGGCATTTACCAGGACCTCTGTGTTCCCGGACCAAACGCCGACGAAGAAGTCATGATGTGGATGCGTGACGAGTACAGCTCGTTTGAAAAGGCTGCGATGACCCCGGTTTTGGGAAAACCGGAACACGCTGGAGGCGTGCGCGACCGGGACGCAATCATCGGCAGAACCGTGTCCGCTCTTGCGCTTCGGTGTGCCAATGAAGCTGAGCTCCCGTCTTCTGGCCTGCGCATCGCGATTCGTTCTCTCGATCAGAGTGCCCTGCCTACGGCGCAGGCGATGTTCGATGCTGGATGCATTGTCGTCGCGCTCTCGGATATTCACGGCGGATTGCGCTGTTCAACGGGTATCGACGTCCACGAACTGGCCGATCATGTCCGGTCCGCGGGTACTCTTGTCGGCTACGAAGGAGCTGCGGAAGCTGTAGAGATCCACAACTTGGATTGCGATCTTCTCATCATCGCCGCTCCCGAAGGCACGCTGAATCCCGCTGCTGCCTCGCAGGTTCGAGCAAAGCTGGTCATCGAAAGCTCTGAGTTGGTGATTACACCCGTCGCTGAGCGCATCCTGGCGAATCGCGGAGCGACAGTCGTTCCCGACTTGGTAAGCGCTGCGGGGCCAGTCATTGCGGCTTACGCCGAGTGGTCAAACAATGTTCAGCATGCAGCATGCGATCCCGAGCGTGTCGAACACGAGATGCAAACGTCAATGATGCGAACATACTCTCAGGTTCTCGATCGCAGCCGTCGCGAGAACGTCAGTCTGAGAATGGCGGCGTACTGCTCTGCGATAGAGCGAGTCGCACGGTGCGAACGCTTGCGAGTCGCGTAG
- a CDS encoding HIT family protein, with protein sequence MNTCVFCQIVSRAVPAAIVFEDADTLAFLDHRPVFPGHCLLVPKQHLDSLVDVEPPLLGTLFANARLLALAVEKGLGAQGALVAVNNRISQSVPHMHVHVVPRTKGDGLKGFFWPRHKYRDPGHMEDVRRALADAMAFLRAA encoded by the coding sequence GTGAACACCTGCGTCTTTTGCCAGATCGTCAGCCGTGCCGTTCCTGCAGCCATTGTTTTCGAAGATGCCGATACTTTGGCGTTCCTGGATCATCGTCCGGTGTTCCCCGGTCATTGCCTTTTAGTTCCCAAGCAACATCTTGATTCGCTGGTTGATGTGGAACCGCCACTGCTCGGAACGCTTTTTGCGAATGCACGTCTGCTCGCGCTGGCAGTTGAGAAAGGCCTTGGAGCTCAAGGAGCTTTGGTGGCAGTCAACAACCGGATCAGCCAAAGCGTGCCTCATATGCACGTGCACGTTGTGCCGAGAACGAAAGGAGATGGTCTCAAAGGATTTTTCTGGCCGCGACATAAATATCGCGATCCCGGGCATATGGAAGACGTCCGCCGGGCGCTAGCGGATGCGATGGCGTTCCTGCGAGCCGCCTGA
- the miaB gene encoding tRNA (N6-isopentenyl adenosine(37)-C2)-methylthiotransferase MiaB, producing the protein MSTAQKTFYLETFGCQMNVHDSEKVIGTLVQQGYAQVDTVESADLVLYNTCSIRDKAEQKVFHRLADYKRLQAQGKKFGVLGCVAQQEGEKIFERAPHVSLVAGSASYRNLAQMLVQIEAGEKRVTGLDDRQTDQTFDTPFTVRTNPYRGYITIIEGCDKFCAYCVVPYTRGKERSRTSESVLEEARRLAHSGYSEIQLLGQNVNSYRDPTGKKTFAELLAAVAEVPGIRRVRFTTSHPRDFTPDIVDAIESVPQLCDHVHLPVQSGSSRVLKAMLREYTREDYLERISWLKSAKRYISLTTDIIVGFPGETEQEFEETITLLGEVGYDGVFSFKYSPRPNTPAIRMSDSIPDEEKSKRLTILQERQREIQRGNYEKHVGETLEVMVEGRNEARGQIIGRSSQNKTVNFTTTSPILPSTGSYARVRVTKSFPNSLVGEMVVN; encoded by the coding sequence ATGTCCACCGCGCAGAAAACGTTTTACCTGGAGACCTTTGGCTGCCAGATGAACGTGCACGACTCCGAGAAGGTGATCGGCACGCTGGTGCAGCAGGGGTACGCGCAGGTGGACACCGTCGAGTCCGCCGACCTGGTCCTCTACAACACCTGCTCGATTCGCGACAAAGCCGAGCAGAAGGTCTTCCACCGCCTTGCCGACTACAAGCGCCTGCAGGCGCAAGGGAAGAAGTTCGGCGTACTGGGATGCGTCGCGCAGCAGGAAGGCGAGAAGATCTTCGAACGCGCTCCTCACGTGTCGTTGGTGGCTGGCTCAGCCTCGTACCGCAATCTCGCACAGATGCTGGTGCAAATCGAGGCAGGGGAGAAGCGCGTTACCGGCCTCGATGATCGCCAGACGGATCAAACGTTCGATACGCCGTTCACAGTTCGTACGAATCCCTATCGCGGGTACATCACGATCATCGAAGGCTGTGACAAGTTCTGCGCCTACTGCGTAGTTCCGTACACGCGCGGCAAAGAACGCAGCAGGACGTCCGAGTCTGTGCTAGAAGAGGCGAGAAGACTCGCTCATTCTGGATATTCCGAGATTCAACTCCTCGGCCAAAATGTGAACTCTTACCGCGATCCTACTGGTAAGAAGACATTTGCGGAATTACTTGCCGCAGTCGCGGAGGTTCCGGGAATTCGTCGCGTGCGCTTCACCACTTCGCATCCACGCGACTTCACGCCCGACATCGTCGATGCGATCGAGTCTGTTCCGCAGCTCTGCGACCACGTGCATCTTCCCGTGCAAAGCGGATCGAGCCGCGTGCTGAAAGCCATGCTCCGCGAGTACACGCGCGAGGATTACCTGGAGCGAATCTCCTGGCTTAAGTCCGCGAAGCGGTACATCAGCCTGACCACAGACATCATCGTCGGCTTTCCCGGCGAGACTGAACAGGAATTCGAAGAGACAATCACGCTTCTCGGCGAGGTGGGATACGACGGCGTCTTCTCGTTCAAATACTCGCCGCGTCCAAACACTCCGGCCATTCGTATGTCAGACAGCATCCCTGATGAGGAGAAGTCGAAGCGCTTGACCATCCTTCAGGAGCGCCAGCGTGAAATTCAGAGAGGCAATTACGAGAAGCACGTAGGCGAGACATTGGAAGTAATGGTTGAAGGACGGAACGAAGCGCGCGGGCAGATCATCGGACGCAGTTCTCAGAACAAGACAGTGAACTTCACGACGACTTCACCGATTCTGCCTTCCACGGGAAGCTACGCGCGCGTGCGCGTAACAAAAAGCTTTCCCAACAGTCTCGTGGGGGAGATGGTGGTGAACTGA
- a CDS encoding glycosyl hydrolase produces the protein MNRKIVCCLPLLILLSSSIALGQELPAAAASTPSSEQEAAAAQEKSSTTAKPGQKKEADEELPASRKPKRGKAGARENAAPASTPAEKKPADPLTSSDTYRGLHLRSIGPAFISGRVTSLAVNPFNRAQYYVGVASGGVWKTNNDGLTWDPVFQNEGSFSIGDVKLDPHDPSIVWVGTGENNSQRSVDYGDGVYKSEDGGKSWTNLGLKHSEHIGRIAISPKDSNTVFVAAEGPLWSPGGDRGLYRTTDGGKSWKKVLNVSENTGFADVAIDPDDPDTIYATAYQRRRHVWTLIDGGPESAIYRSDDGGNTWKKLKSGLPTVDMGRIGIAISPVDHNVVYATIEAQEGKGGIFRSSDRGATWERRNPYDETAMYYAQIFADPRNVDRIYIMNVLIRVSDDGGKTLRVLGEKYKHVDNHVIWIDPTDTNYYLVGCDGGLYESFDRGANWSYKSNLPVAQFYDVALDNSKPFYYVYGGTQDNSSVGGPSRTLKTNGITNEDWFFTQGGDGFRSVIDPEDPNTVYAEYQYGNLTRFDRRTGQQIGIQPQPGPDNVPYRWNWDSPIIISPHSHTRLYFAANKLFRSDDRGDTWKVISPDLTRQIDRDKLPVMGRIWGPDAVAKNASTSFYGNIVALSESPQKDGLIYVGTDDGLIQVTSDAGQNWTKYETFPGVPKFTYVSRLLASQHNASVVYASFDNHKMGDFKPYLLKSSDNGHTWNSIANNLPANGPVLAIAEDPVNSQLLFVGMEFGLFFSFDGGSHWTQLKGGMPTIAVRDLAIQKQANDLVAATFGRGFYILDDLSPLRHVNAQVFQQQGALFPVRDTLMYIEQRPVGGKHGHLGATYFEADNPPYGAVFTYYLKDKFKTKKEIRQEKEKAASKEAVNQNSDKTEQSDKGNPSAVNYPTMGELRAEAEEQPAAVYLVISDSSGTPVRRVPATNEAGINRASWDLRYPPSEVHTPSPEEADFAEFFQPPTGPLVMPGEYSATLEARVDGKTQRLAGPEKFRVNALGTEGMNEQDRAALEQFQQKVAHLDRALTGAIQTGNDVDKRLASIHQSLRDTPGDVSGLISRADDIQARLRDIMRALRGDVVLRRRQENTPAAINDRINQIEDEERFSTSRPTQTHIDSYNIAAQQFGDQLGKLRQLVDVDLKKLEDDMEKAGAPWTPGHVPEWSPQ, from the coding sequence GTGAATCGCAAGATCGTCTGCTGTCTTCCGCTTCTCATCCTTCTAAGTTCTTCCATCGCACTCGGGCAGGAATTGCCTGCCGCGGCTGCAAGCACGCCAAGCTCAGAGCAGGAAGCCGCAGCTGCGCAAGAAAAATCTTCGACAACCGCGAAACCTGGTCAGAAGAAGGAAGCCGATGAGGAACTTCCCGCGTCACGCAAGCCGAAGCGCGGCAAAGCAGGTGCTCGGGAGAATGCTGCTCCTGCTTCTACACCTGCCGAAAAGAAGCCAGCAGATCCGCTCACGTCGTCTGACACATATCGCGGTCTTCATCTCCGCAGCATTGGGCCGGCGTTTATCTCCGGCCGCGTGACTTCACTTGCGGTAAATCCGTTCAATCGCGCGCAGTACTACGTAGGCGTGGCTTCAGGCGGAGTGTGGAAGACCAACAACGACGGTCTCACCTGGGATCCAGTCTTCCAAAATGAGGGATCGTTTTCCATCGGCGATGTGAAGCTCGATCCCCACGATCCATCCATCGTGTGGGTCGGCACAGGCGAGAACAACTCGCAGCGCAGTGTCGACTATGGTGATGGCGTTTATAAATCCGAAGATGGCGGCAAGAGTTGGACCAATTTGGGACTGAAGCACTCCGAGCATATTGGGCGCATCGCTATCAGCCCCAAAGATAGCAACACGGTTTTCGTTGCTGCCGAAGGGCCGCTCTGGTCTCCAGGCGGAGATCGCGGCCTTTATCGCACGACCGATGGCGGCAAGAGCTGGAAGAAGGTCCTGAACGTCAGCGAGAACACCGGGTTCGCCGATGTAGCCATCGATCCCGACGATCCAGACACAATCTATGCCACGGCATATCAGCGCCGGCGGCATGTCTGGACACTCATCGACGGCGGCCCAGAGAGCGCGATCTATCGTTCGGACGATGGCGGCAACACCTGGAAGAAGTTGAAATCCGGACTGCCTACTGTCGATATGGGACGCATCGGCATCGCCATCTCGCCCGTCGATCACAACGTGGTGTACGCAACCATCGAGGCCCAGGAAGGGAAGGGCGGCATCTTCCGCTCTAGCGATCGCGGAGCCACCTGGGAGCGCCGCAATCCCTACGATGAGACCGCGATGTACTACGCGCAAATCTTCGCCGATCCCAGGAACGTCGATCGCATTTACATAATGAACGTACTCATTCGCGTCTCCGACGACGGCGGCAAGACTCTGCGCGTCCTCGGCGAGAAGTACAAGCACGTCGACAATCACGTGATCTGGATCGATCCCACCGACACGAACTATTACCTCGTCGGATGTGACGGCGGTTTGTACGAAAGCTTCGATCGCGGCGCAAACTGGAGCTACAAGAGCAATCTTCCCGTAGCGCAGTTCTACGATGTTGCACTCGATAACTCGAAGCCCTTCTACTACGTCTACGGCGGCACGCAGGACAACAGCAGCGTCGGCGGACCGTCACGCACGCTGAAGACCAACGGCATCACCAATGAAGACTGGTTCTTCACTCAGGGCGGCGACGGCTTCCGCTCGGTCATCGATCCCGAAGATCCGAACACGGTTTATGCCGAGTATCAATATGGGAATCTCACACGATTTGACCGAAGAACGGGACAGCAGATTGGCATCCAGCCGCAGCCTGGTCCGGATAATGTTCCTTACCGCTGGAACTGGGATTCGCCGATCATCATCAGTCCGCATTCCCACACGCGGCTGTACTTCGCGGCCAACAAGCTCTTCCGCAGCGACGATCGCGGGGACACCTGGAAGGTGATCAGTCCCGACCTGACGCGCCAGATCGATCGCGACAAGCTTCCCGTAATGGGACGCATCTGGGGACCCGATGCAGTCGCAAAGAATGCCTCAACCTCGTTCTATGGCAACATCGTTGCATTATCTGAATCCCCGCAGAAAGATGGCCTAATCTATGTCGGTACCGACGATGGATTAATCCAAGTCACCAGCGACGCCGGTCAGAACTGGACTAAGTACGAGACGTTTCCCGGCGTCCCCAAATTCACCTACGTAAGCCGCCTGCTCGCGTCGCAACACAATGCAAGTGTCGTCTATGCCAGCTTCGACAATCACAAGATGGGCGACTTCAAACCCTATCTGCTCAAGAGCAGCGACAACGGGCATACATGGAACTCGATTGCGAATAATCTGCCGGCAAACGGCCCTGTGCTGGCGATTGCCGAAGATCCCGTTAATTCGCAACTGCTTTTCGTCGGCATGGAATTCGGCCTCTTCTTCTCTTTCGATGGTGGCAGCCACTGGACACAGCTCAAAGGCGGAATGCCGACGATTGCCGTGCGCGATCTCGCGATTCAGAAACAAGCAAATGATCTCGTCGCTGCAACCTTCGGGCGAGGCTTTTACATTCTCGATGACCTCTCTCCGCTGCGCCATGTCAACGCGCAAGTGTTCCAGCAGCAGGGAGCACTGTTCCCGGTTCGGGACACCCTCATGTACATCGAGCAACGCCCAGTCGGCGGTAAGCACGGACATCTCGGCGCAACCTACTTCGAAGCAGACAATCCTCCCTATGGCGCGGTATTCACTTATTACTTGAAAGATAAGTTCAAGACCAAAAAGGAAATTCGTCAGGAGAAAGAAAAGGCTGCGTCGAAAGAAGCCGTGAACCAGAATTCAGACAAAACTGAACAATCCGACAAAGGAAATCCATCTGCCGTGAACTATCCCACCATGGGTGAACTTCGCGCCGAAGCGGAAGAGCAGCCTGCGGCGGTGTACCTGGTGATTTCCGACTCCAGCGGTACTCCCGTGCGCCGAGTTCCGGCAACGAACGAAGCGGGAATCAATCGCGCTTCATGGGATTTGCGGTATCCGCCTTCTGAAGTACATACGCCTTCTCCGGAAGAAGCCGACTTCGCCGAATTCTTCCAACCGCCGACAGGTCCGCTGGTGATGCCGGGTGAGTACTCGGCGACCCTCGAAGCTCGCGTCGATGGCAAGACTCAGCGCCTGGCCGGTCCCGAGAAGTTTCGTGTGAACGCGCTTGGCACTGAAGGGATGAACGAGCAGGATCGCGCCGCGCTCGAGCAATTCCAGCAGAAAGTCGCGCACCTTGATCGAGCGCTCACTGGCGCGATTCAAACCGGGAACGATGTCGACAAGCGTCTTGCTTCTATTCACCAGTCGCTACGTGATACGCCCGGCGATGTGAGCGGATTGATCTCGCGCGCCGATGACATTCAAGCACGCCTGCGCGACATCATGCGTGCGCTCCGCGGAGATGTGGTCCTGCGCCGTCGCCAGGAGAATACGCCGGCAGCAATCAATGACCGCATCAACCAGATCGAGGACGAAGAGCGCTTCTCGACCTCGCGCCCGACGCAGACGCATATCGACTCGTACAACATCGCCGCCCAGCAGTTCGGGGATCAACTCGGCAAGCTGCGGCAGCTGGTCGATGTCGATCTGAAGAAGCTCGAAGACGACATGGAAAAAGCCGGCGCACCGTGGACTCCGGGCCACGTGCCCGAGTGGTCGCCTCAGTAA
- a CDS encoding methanol/ethanol family PQQ-dependent dehydrogenase — translation MKLSCVVTCVVVSASLCACSGSSSHTSSGKNPQQEPNYSAQAYKGKLEPDDGQWTRPAKDFASTRYSALDQINTSNVKNLKVAFTFSTGQERGHEAAPIIVNNTMYVITPWPNVLFALDLTKPGAPVKWEYQPQPTPSSKGVACCDVVNRGVVYDNGKIFLNTLDVQTAAVDANTGRELWKVRLGDINKGESITMAPLVVKGKVLVGNSGGEFGVRGWLTALDENSGKIVWRAYSTGPDKDVLIGAKFKPFYAQDRGQDLGEKSWPPDAWKIGGGTVWGWISYDPETNLIFYGTANPGPWNASERPGDNKWTSGIFARDADTGEAVWFYQLSPHDHFDYDGVNENILLDLPINGQNRKVLVHPDRNGHVYVIDRTNGEVLSANPFAYVNTSTGVDLKTGLLQYVDEKKPITGTVVRDICPASPGAKDWTPSAFSPRTGLIYIPHNNLCQDEEDVSANYIAGTPYVGANVRMYPGPGGNGGEFTAWDPIQGKAVWKIPDRFPVWSGAVATAGDVVFYGTMDGWFNAVDAHSGQNLWKFKAGSGIIGQPVSYKGPDGKQYIAVLSGVGGWAGAVVAGGLDTRDPTIALGFGNATRDLPHYSTKGGMLYVFSLP, via the coding sequence TTGAAACTGTCCTGCGTGGTGACGTGCGTAGTCGTCTCGGCATCTCTGTGCGCATGCAGCGGCTCAAGCAGCCACACCTCGTCAGGAAAGAACCCACAACAGGAGCCGAACTACTCTGCCCAGGCCTACAAAGGCAAGCTCGAGCCCGACGACGGCCAATGGACTCGTCCCGCAAAAGACTTCGCCAGTACCCGCTACAGCGCCCTTGACCAGATCAACACCTCAAACGTCAAGAACTTAAAGGTCGCCTTCACCTTCTCCACCGGGCAGGAGCGCGGACACGAAGCCGCTCCCATCATCGTGAACAACACGATGTACGTGATCACACCGTGGCCGAACGTGCTCTTCGCGCTCGATCTCACCAAGCCCGGCGCTCCGGTGAAGTGGGAGTACCAGCCACAGCCCACGCCCTCATCGAAAGGCGTTGCCTGCTGCGACGTCGTGAATCGCGGCGTCGTCTACGACAACGGCAAGATCTTCCTCAACACGCTCGACGTGCAAACAGCCGCCGTCGATGCGAACACGGGACGTGAGCTCTGGAAGGTCCGCCTCGGCGACATAAATAAAGGTGAGTCGATCACCATGGCGCCGCTCGTCGTAAAAGGCAAAGTCCTGGTCGGCAACAGCGGCGGCGAATTCGGCGTGCGCGGCTGGCTCACCGCGCTCGACGAGAACAGCGGCAAGATCGTCTGGCGAGCCTACAGCACCGGGCCTGACAAAGATGTTCTGATCGGAGCAAAGTTCAAGCCGTTTTACGCGCAAGATCGCGGGCAGGATCTCGGCGAAAAAAGTTGGCCGCCGGACGCATGGAAAATCGGCGGCGGCACCGTGTGGGGATGGATCTCCTACGATCCCGAAACGAACCTCATCTTCTACGGCACCGCGAATCCCGGTCCGTGGAATGCCTCAGAGCGCCCCGGCGACAACAAGTGGACCTCAGGCATTTTTGCCCGCGATGCCGATACCGGAGAAGCAGTCTGGTTCTATCAGCTAAGTCCACACGATCACTTTGACTACGACGGCGTCAACGAGAACATCCTGCTCGATCTCCCCATCAACGGTCAGAACCGTAAGGTTCTCGTTCACCCCGACCGCAACGGGCACGTGTATGTAATCGACCGCACGAACGGCGAGGTGCTTTCGGCGAATCCGTTTGCATATGTAAATACCAGCACCGGCGTCGATCTCAAAACCGGACTGCTGCAGTATGTCGATGAGAAGAAGCCCATAACGGGAACGGTGGTGCGCGACATCTGTCCGGCATCGCCAGGCGCGAAAGACTGGACGCCTTCAGCATTCTCTCCGCGCACCGGCCTGATCTACATTCCGCATAACAATCTCTGCCAGGACGAAGAGGACGTAAGCGCGAACTACATCGCCGGAACTCCATACGTCGGCGCGAACGTGCGCATGTATCCCGGACCCGGCGGAAACGGCGGCGAGTTTACTGCGTGGGATCCGATCCAGGGCAAAGCTGTGTGGAAGATCCCCGACCGATTCCCAGTTTGGAGCGGCGCAGTGGCAACTGCCGGTGACGTGGTTTTCTACGGCACGATGGATGGATGGTTCAACGCAGTCGACGCGCACAGCGGCCAGAACTTGTGGAAGTTCAAAGCCGGATCGGGAATTATCGGCCAGCCCGTCTCGTACAAAGGCCCTGACGGCAAGCAGTACATCGCCGTGCTATCCGGCGTA
- a CDS encoding bifunctional nuclease family protein, producing the protein MKIRGLMMDPVTNMPIVVLKDPASDAVLPIWVGIYEANAIALEIEKVATPRPMTHDLIKNVLTGLETKVHKVVVTELRDDTFFAVIWMERDGSLISVDSRPSDALAVAMRLDCPIFVEDEVLKSSKLAATVSDKVSNEELRKMLENMNDEDFGRYKM; encoded by the coding sequence ATGAAAATTCGCGGATTGATGATGGACCCCGTCACCAACATGCCCATCGTCGTACTCAAGGACCCTGCCAGCGACGCTGTCCTCCCAATCTGGGTCGGGATCTACGAAGCGAACGCCATTGCGCTGGAGATCGAAAAGGTCGCGACTCCCCGCCCGATGACTCACGACTTGATCAAGAACGTCCTCACCGGCCTCGAAACCAAGGTTCACAAAGTCGTCGTCACCGAACTGCGCGACGATACGTTCTTCGCCGTGATCTGGATGGAACGCGACGGAAGTCTCATCAGCGTCGATTCCCGTCCATCGGACGCACTAGCCGTCGCCATGCGTCTCGATTGCCCAATCTTCGTCGAGGACGAAGTGCTCAAGTCCTCCAAGCTCGCCGCAACGGTTTCCGACAAAGTGTCAAATGAGGAACTCCGAAAGATGCTGGAGAACATGAACGACGAAGATTTCGGCCGCTACAAGATGTAA
- a CDS encoding alkaline phosphatase family protein, producing MTPSPATPVSSPGTASPASQAMVVLVMEENHSYEQVIGNAAAPYLNGLAQQGASATQYYATMHPSISNYFVLTTGAPQTNDNGFPGPVTADNLARELVAAGKTWKLYAEDLPSAGYLGNSNGNYVKHHNPFAYFSDVINSPQQAANIVPFSQFASDLSAGHLPSFSMVIPDLPDDAHSCKAAMTCDDNSMLADADGWLKTNIAPLLANSEFQKNGLLLIAFDESNIADIRNGGGHVPFVAVGPRARAGVQSSVMYRHVNTLKTVCTVLGIATCPGAAATASAEDDMFIH from the coding sequence ATGACTCCATCGCCGGCCACGCCCGTGAGTTCTCCAGGAACCGCGAGTCCCGCCTCGCAGGCGATGGTCGTCCTGGTAATGGAAGAAAATCATTCGTACGAGCAAGTAATCGGCAATGCAGCCGCACCATATCTAAACGGTCTCGCGCAGCAAGGAGCATCGGCGACGCAGTACTACGCCACCATGCATCCATCGATTTCCAACTATTTCGTGCTCACGACCGGCGCACCGCAGACGAACGACAATGGTTTTCCAGGACCAGTGACTGCCGACAATCTGGCGCGCGAGTTGGTCGCTGCCGGCAAAACGTGGAAACTCTATGCGGAAGATCTGCCCTCGGCTGGATACCTCGGTAATTCAAACGGCAATTACGTCAAACATCACAACCCATTCGCATACTTCAGCGATGTGATTAACAGTCCGCAGCAGGCGGCGAACATCGTTCCGTTTTCGCAATTCGCTTCCGACCTGAGTGCCGGACATCTGCCGTCGTTCAGTATGGTGATTCCAGATCTTCCCGATGACGCACACTCGTGCAAAGCCGCTATGACTTGCGACGACAACAGCATGCTTGCCGACGCGGATGGCTGGCTGAAAACGAACATCGCTCCGCTGCTCGCGAATTCGGAGTTTCAGAAAAACGGCCTTCTGCTCATCGCCTTTGACGAGTCGAACATCGCCGATATTCGTAACGGAGGCGGTCACGTCCCGTTTGTCGCCGTCGGACCACGCGCCCGCGCAGGCGTTCAGTCTTCTGTGATGTACCGGCACGTAAATACGCTCAAGACAGTATGTACCGTTTTAGGAATCGCAACCTGTCCCGGAGCCGCAGCAACCGCCAGCGCGGAAGATGATATGTTCATCCATTGA